The Macrococcoides canis genome has a window encoding:
- a CDS encoding phage tail spike protein: MYRLKLYNIDDVNNKHTILDLAEGISEVSSASLERQINSIDSSNVDLFHSFIVKTGFNIKSFKTILEIFNTKKNKFEFRGRVITPDHSMESSGEFKHHLIFEGAKAFLKDSLQKQSFEFDKAPIDLLKLVINHHNSEVGTETYKRFTVGTVDVTKPVIPVDETYREEEKYFYRYDDKDTLATIEEDLVNKYGGIIVIEITETANIIHWYKDYAKEKSTKIALGENLQNIQYKIDPTDIITRLKPLGVSSETANGQEIKLTIADVNNGSPYIDIPELISIYGVQTGAVEFNDMYTPETLKAAANKWIKEQSKKVANVSISLDALDLELIGLRPDSLEIFNVHTVEVAPLNISDKMKIIGESIDLIQPHDKSITIGDKPWTMEDVQKQIARERTREVERKLVESTTALNSKIGTVSNDLQNVTKGFNQSTSTLQTNIQSQQQLITGVTSGVTLSDINGFQPIKNSTLNIGMSVFRVSPPQIDYGVQIIDGFFSTTSNSPLQFDGYTVIHFQRYLKVSFSSYMSDGGSGVIEVFSYDGITTTYYNSVIVDIIGKGNQRLNELLIDLGRPTKRVLNFYFRIKSNSASSINVKTLYVGTTDY, encoded by the coding sequence ATGTATCGTTTGAAGTTATATAACATCGATGATGTAAATAATAAACATACGATATTAGACTTAGCTGAAGGTATTTCAGAAGTATCATCCGCATCATTAGAACGACAGATTAACTCTATTGATTCATCAAATGTAGACTTATTTCATAGCTTTATAGTTAAAACAGGATTTAACATTAAATCGTTTAAAACGATACTTGAAATCTTTAATACTAAGAAGAACAAATTTGAGTTTAGGGGTCGTGTGATTACTCCTGATCATTCGATGGAATCAAGTGGAGAGTTTAAACATCATTTGATATTTGAAGGCGCAAAAGCATTTCTCAAAGATAGTCTGCAGAAACAATCGTTTGAATTTGATAAAGCGCCTATAGATTTGCTTAAGTTAGTTATCAATCATCATAATAGTGAAGTCGGAACTGAAACTTATAAACGATTTACAGTTGGAACAGTTGATGTAACTAAACCAGTTATACCTGTTGATGAAACGTATCGAGAAGAAGAGAAGTATTTCTATAGGTATGATGATAAAGATACACTAGCTACAATAGAGGAAGACTTAGTGAATAAGTACGGTGGCATTATCGTAATTGAAATTACTGAAACGGCTAATATCATACATTGGTATAAGGATTACGCTAAAGAAAAGAGTACAAAGATTGCACTCGGAGAAAATCTACAGAATATCCAGTACAAGATAGATCCAACTGACATTATCACGAGATTAAAGCCTTTAGGGGTATCTAGCGAAACTGCAAATGGTCAAGAGATTAAACTAACGATTGCTGATGTTAATAACGGTAGTCCGTATATTGATATTCCTGAATTGATTAGTATATATGGAGTACAAACCGGTGCAGTTGAGTTTAACGATATGTATACTCCAGAAACCTTAAAAGCAGCAGCTAATAAATGGATAAAAGAACAAAGTAAAAAGGTGGCGAATGTTTCAATATCTTTAGATGCACTTGACTTAGAATTAATCGGGTTACGTCCAGACTCACTAGAGATTTTTAACGTTCATACTGTTGAAGTTGCGCCTTTAAATATCAGCGATAAGATGAAAATCATTGGAGAGAGTATTGATTTGATTCAACCACACGACAAATCGATAACTATTGGTGATAAACCATGGACAATGGAAGATGTTCAGAAACAAATTGCGAGAGAGCGAACAAGAGAAGTTGAAAGAAAGTTAGTCGAATCAACAACAGCCCTCAATTCAAAAATCGGTACAGTATCTAATGATCTGCAGAACGTAACAAAGGGATTTAATCAATCAACTTCAACGTTACAAACAAACATTCAGTCGCAACAACAGTTAATCACCGGTGTGACTTCAGGTGTGACATTGAGTGATATTAACGGATTTCAACCAATCAAAAATAGTACATTGAACATTGGAATGTCAGTATTCAGAGTGAGCCCACCACAAATAGATTACGGTGTTCAGATTATCGATGGTTTCTTCTCTACAACGAGTAATTCACCACTTCAATTTGATGGCTATACCGTTATACATTTTCAAAGGTACCTCAAAGTAAGTTTCTCTTCTTATATGAGTGATGGTGGAAGTGGTGTTATAGAGGTTTTTAGCTATGACGGTATAACAACAACGTACTACAATTCAGTTATTGTAGATATTATAGGCAAGGGTAACCAAAGGTTGAACGAATTATTAATTGATTTAGGAAGACCAACTAAGAGAGTTCTTAACTTCTATTTCAGAATTAAATCGAACAGTGCATCAAGTATAAACGTAAAGACACTATACGTTGGAACAACAGATTATTAG
- a CDS encoding LysM peptidoglycan-binding domain-containing protein yields MANIQEISTKFELSIDGMLSKFKILEQNFDNLPKVTEKATKRMDKAFGTIDDSLKTFDKRLSETGKDFDTKKLQSELQKAQKEFKETGNINKETMQSLQKEIKNVDWKSLDANSRDTFKTVIRNVNSVERNMNKLNDVKFLEGLPEDAREAGKQLLALQKDVDKTSKSLEKADDKVDFNKLNSELNKAKKELQSTGKIADNTLDQINKSVKDVDFESMSMSANIAFGKVEERADQLDRKLRTVGDDVNLSNSTKNISKDIDGATGSVGGLKGAFKGLGPVIGGALATVSITEFTKKIVESTAEIEALNSQYEQVMGKMKNTTDKYLGEMAQKYNVHPNELKKSMLQYQAILKSKGLSEQDAYETSKMWLERTVDGSAFANESMEESTGRMMAVIKGEYDSADTVMINLSQTMLNDKAQEVYGKKWEQLTVTQQEQLKVQESIRQHNKAGVFGQGVKEADSYEKNLAQLKNTWKEFLAEQGGPALATANGALKGTVTILQNMAKWGKQIRGFFSDLTGSKSVNILQKLGFSNGEANNIINWFNTLKQQLSLAQRSVTNFVKDGFGAIKKFFTGPDGQQLLQAAKNIFNGILAVVKFVFPLVKFIIVSIWQNIQGVIKGGLQVIKGLIQVFSGLFTGDFRKMWEGIKNIFSGAIKLIWNGVQLLFYGKLLKGALGFAKLFAGGLKSMWQGILNLFKNFGKFIWDTSTKISKNVIGAFKNLWTNSLNIIKNLKNGLANSWNLIKKSTVDAAVRLKDGVVGAFKNTWNGIKGWIKSIKDGVIGMKDDVVKSAVEMKNGLKDKVIGGLNLMIDGVNWVADKLGMGKPLTKIDASKYSQGTGGHPEDGWATVGDKGPGNGKGTREIVQFPNGRAVLFEKETTFWMPKGTHVYNNKQTEEMLNPSKYSKGTFGDFAMGMLVKGTANGVTASNKVIGAKNTRKALEYTAEKGSEVEKATREGVAIAEDILEYIENPGKLVDLAMKKFGVDFSGIAGMPGEMMGKAYNLLKKQAVKVVTGWLDEASGANADGSEILNWTRTTPYSPNGPVPGLGYNGGRHYGIDLAIPAGTVIHAPTSGSVEQQSNYGGGIVARLLSGKIAQYFLHLSKVLKTGTVKQGDAIALSGNSGQWTNGDHLHYQVESPASTELTNTNTLDPIKFLKGNGGGGAGILKGVSAPGNISNWISSAIKRTGVPDSWAPYLKTIAKYESGFNPAAVQHGYVDVNTGGNEARGLMQVTPQTYRGLMGTTEGMMNPINNITASIKWIKSRYGSITNIPGMASGTWRGGYANGGIIPKDSIYRGGEEGKEIVIPTVPKRRKRANELIALADRMVNGKPKRYAKGTIKRQTHTVRRGDTLWDISRKNGTTVKALQLLNGIKNHLIYPGQIIKLTGAITGLNKNVSQQSKTHKATVQALSKAQRMYNTGSAIAKRGKTSGKVTGREDIALGNLIMANMKNIGKLPVEKMQSNINAINKKISSIIASNQGKIATLNNKIKKSSNKKTIANARADIQAYQAQINSLKKLKQSEVLRTNFLNSLIKQKQRLQNQLNQKTEERKALADSKMSFRDSLRDSYRGYASFEAAKGNTSRDFIAFMKYRLSRMKKFAANVSKLRKMGLDPTILREILAGGIESAIPRVETLVGGGKKNVLEINKLQKQVLSYVNNLSNEHSRFGYDPEIKDKDKEIASIKKQQTSVQNRASSYLTAKPKIKPKAPTKKTVASKVKAKITPKAIPKQPRTHNIKWGDTLGGIAAKYHTTVADLKKLNGLKSDMIYAGRKLKIPGYAKGGIVDIPQIAWIAEGGFAESIISHDPSQRVQQQKIWKDTGDKLGFTKDDALTLRMIQLLEEQKELQRLMAQRETVLKIDKKVIAKEIAPDIDKEMAQNLKYRNRGLANV; encoded by the coding sequence ATGGCTAATATACAAGAAATCAGTACTAAGTTTGAACTCTCAATTGATGGCATGCTAAGCAAATTTAAAATATTAGAGCAAAACTTTGATAATCTTCCGAAAGTAACTGAAAAAGCAACTAAGCGTATGGATAAGGCTTTCGGAACTATTGACGATTCACTTAAGACATTTGATAAGCGTTTATCTGAAACTGGTAAAGACTTCGATACTAAGAAGTTACAATCTGAATTGCAGAAGGCTCAAAAGGAATTCAAAGAAACAGGTAACATCAATAAAGAAACGATGCAGTCACTTCAAAAGGAAATTAAGAATGTTGATTGGAAGTCTTTAGATGCAAATTCACGTGATACATTTAAAACTGTTATTCGTAATGTAAATAGTGTAGAACGTAACATGAATAAGTTGAATGATGTTAAGTTTCTTGAAGGATTACCTGAAGATGCGAGAGAAGCAGGTAAGCAGTTATTAGCATTGCAAAAAGATGTAGATAAGACAAGTAAGTCGTTAGAAAAAGCTGATGATAAAGTTGACTTCAATAAGCTCAATAGTGAGCTTAATAAAGCTAAAAAAGAGTTACAATCAACTGGTAAGATTGCAGATAACACACTAGATCAGATAAATAAAAGTGTAAAAGATGTCGACTTCGAATCTATGTCTATGAGTGCGAATATCGCTTTCGGTAAAGTTGAAGAACGTGCTGATCAACTCGATAGAAAGCTTAGAACCGTTGGAGATGATGTTAATCTATCTAATTCTACTAAGAATATTTCTAAAGATATTGATGGTGCAACTGGTTCAGTTGGTGGCTTGAAAGGTGCGTTTAAAGGATTAGGACCTGTTATTGGAGGCGCATTAGCTACTGTAAGCATAACAGAATTTACAAAGAAGATAGTTGAATCTACTGCTGAAATTGAAGCGCTTAATTCACAATACGAACAAGTAATGGGCAAAATGAAGAATACAACCGATAAGTATCTTGGAGAGATGGCTCAGAAGTATAATGTACATCCTAATGAATTAAAGAAGTCGATGCTGCAATATCAAGCGATTCTTAAATCAAAAGGATTAAGTGAGCAAGATGCATACGAAACTTCTAAAATGTGGTTAGAACGTACAGTAGATGGTTCGGCATTCGCTAATGAATCCATGGAAGAATCGACTGGACGTATGATGGCTGTTATTAAAGGCGAATACGATTCAGCAGATACAGTTATGATCAACTTATCTCAGACCATGCTTAACGATAAGGCCCAGGAAGTCTACGGCAAGAAATGGGAGCAACTGACTGTTACGCAACAAGAACAGTTAAAAGTACAAGAATCTATTCGTCAGCATAATAAAGCCGGAGTATTCGGACAAGGTGTTAAAGAAGCGGATAGCTATGAAAAGAACTTAGCTCAGTTAAAAAATACCTGGAAGGAATTTTTAGCTGAACAAGGTGGTCCCGCATTAGCAACAGCAAACGGTGCTTTAAAAGGTACTGTGACAATACTGCAAAACATGGCTAAGTGGGGCAAACAGATTCGAGGATTCTTCTCTGATTTAACGGGAAGTAAATCGGTCAATATACTTCAAAAGCTAGGTTTCAGCAATGGTGAAGCGAATAACATCATCAACTGGTTTAATACGTTAAAACAACAACTTTCATTAGCGCAACGGTCAGTCACAAACTTTGTTAAAGATGGGTTTGGTGCTATAAAGAAATTCTTTACAGGCCCAGACGGTCAACAACTACTACAAGCAGCAAAGAATATTTTTAACGGAATACTTGCAGTAGTTAAGTTTGTTTTCCCACTTGTTAAATTTATTATTGTATCAATCTGGCAGAATATCCAGGGTGTAATAAAAGGTGGTTTACAAGTCATAAAAGGCTTGATTCAAGTTTTCAGTGGGTTATTTACGGGAGACTTCCGAAAAATGTGGGAAGGTATTAAGAATATCTTCTCCGGAGCCATAAAGTTAATTTGGAACGGTGTCCAGTTATTATTCTACGGAAAACTTCTTAAAGGAGCTTTAGGATTTGCTAAATTATTTGCTGGCGGACTAAAATCCATGTGGCAGGGTATCCTTAATTTATTTAAGAATTTTGGTAAATTTATATGGGATACTTCAACTAAAATATCGAAAAACGTCATTGGTGCCTTTAAAAATCTTTGGACAAATTCCTTAAATATCATCAAAAATTTAAAGAACGGACTCGCTAACTCTTGGAATTTGATTAAAAAATCGACAGTTGATGCAGCTGTACGATTAAAAGACGGAGTTGTGGGTGCCTTTAAAAATACATGGAATGGTATTAAAGGCTGGATCAAATCTATTAAAGACGGCGTAATCGGCATGAAAGATGATGTTGTAAAATCAGCTGTTGAAATGAAAAACGGCTTGAAAGACAAGGTTATCGGCGGACTTAATTTAATGATCGATGGAGTCAACTGGGTTGCAGATAAATTAGGTATGGGGAAACCTTTAACAAAGATAGATGCAAGTAAGTATTCACAGGGTACCGGCGGACATCCTGAAGATGGTTGGGCAACTGTAGGAGATAAAGGACCAGGTAATGGTAAAGGCACAAGAGAAATTGTTCAATTCCCAAACGGAAGAGCAGTGTTATTCGAGAAAGAGACGACGTTCTGGATGCCTAAAGGTACGCATGTATATAATAATAAGCAAACTGAAGAAATGCTTAATCCGAGTAAGTATTCAAAAGGTACGTTCGGAGATTTTGCTATGGGTATGCTTGTTAAAGGTACGGCAAACGGTGTTACAGCTTCTAATAAGGTTATTGGTGCAAAGAACACCAGAAAAGCGCTCGAATACACTGCAGAAAAAGGTTCAGAAGTTGAAAAAGCAACACGTGAAGGTGTAGCAATCGCTGAAGACATACTTGAATACATTGAAAATCCAGGTAAATTAGTGGATCTTGCAATGAAAAAATTCGGAGTAGACTTTAGTGGTATCGCGGGTATGCCTGGTGAAATGATGGGTAAAGCGTATAACTTACTGAAAAAACAAGCAGTTAAAGTTGTTACTGGATGGCTTGATGAAGCGAGTGGCGCTAACGCTGATGGTAGCGAGATTCTTAACTGGACTAGAACTACCCCATATAGTCCGAATGGACCAGTACCTGGTTTGGGTTACAATGGAGGTCGACACTATGGTATTGATTTAGCTATACCTGCAGGAACAGTTATCCACGCTCCGACATCAGGTTCTGTTGAACAGCAATCTAACTACGGTGGTGGAATAGTAGCTCGATTGTTATCGGGAAAAATTGCTCAATATTTCTTGCATTTATCAAAAGTATTGAAAACAGGAACTGTAAAACAGGGTGATGCAATCGCGCTCTCTGGTAACTCAGGACAATGGACAAATGGCGACCATTTACACTATCAAGTAGAGAGTCCGGCATCTACAGAACTTACGAATACAAATACACTAGATCCTATTAAATTCTTAAAAGGAAATGGTGGGGGCGGTGCTGGAATACTTAAAGGAGTTTCAGCGCCTGGTAATATATCAAACTGGATTTCAAGTGCTATTAAAAGGACAGGTGTACCTGATTCTTGGGCGCCATATCTCAAAACTATTGCTAAATACGAATCCGGATTTAATCCTGCAGCTGTTCAACATGGTTATGTTGATGTCAATACAGGTGGAAATGAAGCGCGAGGTTTAATGCAGGTTACACCTCAAACATATCGTGGTTTAATGGGTACGACAGAAGGCATGATGAACCCAATTAACAATATTACTGCCTCGATTAAATGGATTAAATCTCGATATGGTTCAATCACTAATATTCCTGGTATGGCATCAGGAACATGGCGCGGTGGATATGCGAATGGTGGTATCATACCTAAAGATTCTATCTATCGTGGGGGAGAAGAAGGTAAAGAAATTGTAATACCAACTGTTCCTAAACGTAGAAAACGAGCGAATGAATTAATAGCATTAGCTGACAGAATGGTGAATGGTAAGCCTAAGAGATATGCAAAAGGAACTATCAAACGCCAGACGCATACAGTTAGAAGAGGAGATACTTTATGGGATATCTCTCGTAAAAACGGTACAACTGTAAAAGCGTTGCAACTGTTAAATGGTATTAAGAATCATTTAATCTATCCTGGCCAGATCATCAAATTAACAGGTGCCATTACAGGATTAAATAAGAATGTATCACAACAATCGAAAACTCATAAAGCAACTGTACAAGCCTTAAGCAAAGCACAACGCATGTACAATACAGGTAGCGCCATTGCTAAACGAGGTAAAACGAGCGGTAAAGTGACGGGGAGAGAGGATATCGCTTTAGGTAATTTAATCATGGCTAACATGAAAAACATTGGTAAGTTACCTGTTGAGAAGATGCAATCTAATATCAATGCAATTAACAAGAAGATTAGTTCTATTATTGCATCTAATCAAGGCAAGATTGCTACGCTTAATAATAAGATTAAAAAGTCATCGAATAAGAAGACGATCGCGAATGCACGTGCTGATATACAAGCGTATCAAGCACAGATTAATAGCTTGAAGAAGTTGAAACAAAGCGAAGTTCTAAGAACGAACTTCTTGAACAGTCTGATTAAACAGAAACAAAGATTGCAGAATCAACTGAATCAAAAAACAGAAGAGCGAAAAGCATTAGCTGATTCAAAGATGTCATTTAGAGATAGCTTAAGAGATTCTTATCGTGGATATGCGAGTTTCGAAGCGGCAAAAGGCAATACTTCACGTGATTTTATTGCATTTATGAAGTATAGACTTAGCAGAATGAAAAAGTTTGCAGCTAATGTATCTAAATTAAGAAAAATGGGACTAGATCCTACAATCTTAAGAGAAATACTTGCGGGTGGAATTGAGTCGGCTATACCTAGAGTTGAAACACTTGTCGGCGGTGGTAAAAAGAATGTTCTTGAAATAAACAAGCTGCAGAAACAAGTTCTTAGCTATGTTAATAATCTATCAAACGAACATTCACGCTTTGGTTATGACCCTGAAATTAAAGATAAAGATAAAGAAATAGCTTCAATTAAGAAACAACAGACATCAGTACAAAATCGAGCAAGTAGCTATTTAACTGCTAAACCTAAAATAAAACCTAAAGCACCTACTAAAAAGACTGTAGCATCAAAGGTTAAAGCAAAGATCACACCTAAAGCAATACCTAAGCAACCTAGAACACACAACATTAAGTGGGGCGATACATTAGGTGGAATTGCTGCTAAATATCATACAACAGTTGCAGACCTTAAAAAGCTTAATGGGTTAAAATCTGACATGATATATGCTGGAAGAAAGTTAAAGATACCTGGATATGCTAAGGGTGGTATTGTCGATATTCCTCAAATCGCATGGATTGCAGAGGGCGGATTTGCAGAATCAATTATAAGTCATGATCCATCACAACGTGTTCAACAGCAGAAGATATGGAAAGACACAGGTGATAAGCTCGGATTCACTAAAGATGATGCACTCACATTAAGAATGATTCAGTTACTTGAAGAACAGAAAGAGTTACAACGCTTAATGGCTCAAAGAGAAACAGTATTAAAAATCGATAAGAAAGTAATCGCTAAAGAAATTGCGCCTGATATCGATAAAGAAATGGCTCAAAATCTTAAGTACAGAAATAGGGGGTTAGCGAATGTCTAA
- a CDS encoding phage tail terminator protein, with amino-acid sequence MIQESIMNLLRENIVGLTWSVDYRTMGDNTGTVYSDGGEKPGIYDDEMKYPHFQIYIRSSDFDRCKDIAFKVYALLHKKSDWLINEQNNVIHVYFIEALSEPLRIGVEDNVMEYSINFRTTLRIEN; translated from the coding sequence ATGATACAAGAGTCAATCATGAATCTGTTAAGAGAAAATATAGTTGGGCTTACTTGGTCAGTCGACTACCGTACGATGGGCGACAATACAGGTACAGTATATTCGGACGGTGGAGAAAAGCCTGGTATCTATGATGATGAAATGAAATATCCGCACTTTCAAATCTATATCAGATCAAGTGATTTTGATAGGTGCAAAGACATAGCTTTTAAAGTCTATGCATTGCTCCATAAGAAGAGCGACTGGTTAATTAACGAGCAAAACAATGTAATACATGTTTACTTCATTGAAGCGTTGTCCGAGCCACTTAGGATAGGTGTAGAGGATAATGTGATGGAGTACAGCATTAACTTTAGAACAACTTTAAGAATTGAAAACTAA
- a CDS encoding HK97 gp10 family phage protein: protein MADEYFKFEFDDNYKQLQQYFKTFDERFTKIVIEELGKFGIRVEEVAKALAPRDSGDLEDSINASKVIVQGKTFSITIGTNMKYALRVHEQPESKGVRSKYQRGVKFPEYYKDGRGENTRNKPNVNGYKPGRKYLTNSVKVTEDDWNIMCERILARVLEG from the coding sequence ATGGCCGATGAATATTTTAAATTTGAATTCGATGATAATTATAAGCAGTTGCAGCAGTATTTTAAAACGTTTGATGAACGCTTTACTAAAATCGTTATTGAAGAACTCGGTAAGTTTGGTATAAGAGTTGAAGAAGTAGCGAAAGCACTTGCTCCACGTGATTCAGGAGACTTAGAAGACTCTATTAATGCTTCTAAGGTGATAGTACAAGGTAAAACATTCTCTATTACTATAGGAACTAACATGAAATATGCTTTAAGAGTGCATGAGCAACCTGAAAGTAAAGGTGTTAGGTCTAAGTATCAAAGGGGTGTTAAATTCCCTGAATACTATAAAGATGGACGTGGAGAGAACACTCGCAATAAACCAAACGTAAATGGATATAAACCAGGAAGAAAGTACCTAACGAATTCAGTTAAGGTTACTGAAGACGACTGGAATATAATGTGCGAAAGAATTCTCGCACGAGTATTGGAGGGTTAG
- a CDS encoding major capsid protein: MVLEIKEFEQPALQAFIAEAPITKEHRLAKCYPVEQVDEISSVYDLVTNQKIVAGSIVGFNAGTPVRTKGEAKQAVAKLTKIAHAYHLDEEDMFKFRNPRNEEERQRIIDRTLLNTAELSEGIEDTKELIRAELTYRGRFNYEDKRDNVKIQFELERPDGNDMTSTTKWSDTANSTPLSDIEAAIAQYKLTNGNKEPDYIVMTEATYALFKRSKQVKDELYRDGLQPRIIKDGEIADLFESNGYPTLELEKGFTTLENADGTTYDVAHLEDNKFVLHAAIMGATLSGPAAENNFAKGKFAYRVISQDPIGEKTIVGEVTLPVSKNFNGNVIVTV; the protein is encoded by the coding sequence ATGGTATTAGAGATTAAAGAATTTGAACAACCGGCATTACAAGCATTTATTGCTGAAGCGCCGATTACTAAAGAACACAGACTTGCTAAATGTTATCCAGTTGAGCAAGTTGATGAGATTTCAAGCGTATATGACTTAGTGACAAATCAGAAGATTGTTGCAGGTTCTATCGTTGGATTTAATGCAGGTACTCCTGTAAGAACTAAAGGAGAAGCGAAACAAGCAGTGGCGAAATTAACTAAAATCGCTCACGCATATCACTTAGATGAAGAGGATATGTTTAAGTTCCGTAATCCACGTAATGAAGAAGAGCGTCAACGTATTATCGATCGTACGTTACTAAACACTGCTGAATTATCTGAAGGTATTGAAGATACTAAAGAGTTGATTCGTGCAGAATTAACGTACCGTGGTCGTTTCAATTATGAAGATAAACGTGATAACGTTAAGATTCAGTTTGAATTAGAACGTCCTGACGGCAACGACATGACTTCTACTACAAAGTGGAGTGACACTGCTAACTCAACTCCGTTATCTGATATTGAAGCCGCAATTGCTCAATACAAACTGACTAATGGTAACAAAGAGCCAGATTACATCGTTATGACTGAAGCAACTTATGCTTTATTTAAACGTTCGAAACAAGTTAAAGATGAATTGTACCGAGATGGCTTACAGCCACGTATCATCAAAGATGGTGAGATTGCTGATCTATTCGAATCTAATGGATACCCGACATTAGAGCTTGAAAAAGGTTTCACTACTTTAGAAAATGCAGACGGTACTACTTATGATGTTGCACACTTAGAAGATAACAAATTTGTTTTACATGCTGCGATTATGGGAGCTACGTTAAGTGGTCCTGCTGCAGAAAATAACTTTGCTAAAGGGAAGTTTGCTTACCGTGTTATTTCTCAAGATCCAATCGGAGAAAAAACAATTGTTGGGGAAGTAACATTACCAGTTTCTAAAAACTTTAACGGAAATGTAATTGTGACTGTCTAA
- a CDS encoding phage scaffolding protein, which yields MERKDLTELGIEAEAVDKIMEMYGKDVNPIKQENETLKAEVKSYKDQVVDRDNQLEEIKTKVGDAEALNATIDSLKQANKDKDEAHQNLVNQVKLDYEIKLALNEAGAKNERAVKALIDLDTVKINEDGQLIGLNEQLTNLKSTDDYLFNGPINPENKDINNNPENPPINLNPGGSQGNNGKDPDLSEVGKAHAKRLFNKE from the coding sequence ATGGAACGTAAAGATTTAACGGAATTAGGTATTGAAGCAGAAGCAGTTGATAAAATCATGGAAATGTACGGCAAGGATGTTAATCCAATTAAGCAGGAAAATGAAACATTAAAAGCCGAAGTGAAGTCTTATAAAGACCAAGTAGTGGATCGTGATAACCAGCTTGAAGAAATTAAAACTAAAGTTGGTGATGCTGAAGCTTTAAACGCAACGATTGATTCATTGAAACAAGCTAATAAGGATAAGGACGAAGCGCATCAAAATTTAGTAAATCAAGTGAAATTGGATTATGAAATTAAATTAGCATTAAACGAAGCCGGTGCAAAAAATGAAAGAGCAGTTAAAGCTTTAATTGACTTAGACACTGTAAAAATTAATGAAGATGGGCAGTTAATCGGTCTAAACGAGCAACTAACTAATCTTAAATCAACTGACGATTATTTATTTAATGGTCCAATCAATCCCGAAAACAAAGATATTAATAACAATCCGGAAAACCCACCAATCAATTTAAATCCAGGTGGCTCACAAGGAAACAATGGTAAAGACCCCGACTTATCAGAAGTCGGAAAAGCACATGCAAAACGATTATTTAACAAAGAATAA
- a CDS encoding phage minor capsid protein, which produces MTSEQLTLLIDELKKHIVSLLHNTDHLKDSDVQKTLLTINKIFDELGLTVQEVLPVELAKSYFIAIDEATEDLQEQGIQLNGRAIVDGVVQTEFKTQANVEALSNIVTDTMLDMQAAIRTAKENFNSTYMQTLEAVRSDISKGMLDGNNREAIIKRVSDTFLQNGFTSFKTVDGKQLPLDFYSRTVVRTKMRTATNHGHLTRYEEAGVNLVTITGREPTCGICARYRNHVFSIDGKDKRFPHINVYELFPLHPNCECRIRPFVIEYKSQSEINKAVVKAKSFNPDIDPRAQKQKDAYKKDQDKKRIARQEDKHYMKMKAILGDKAPKNIGAYRNIKRNNTKKFKEVTQMMREATKNKT; this is translated from the coding sequence ATGACCTCAGAACAATTAACATTGCTGATTGATGAATTGAAAAAGCATATTGTATCACTCCTGCATAATACTGATCATTTAAAAGATAGTGATGTACAAAAGACATTACTGACAATCAATAAAATATTTGATGAACTAGGACTTACTGTTCAAGAGGTGTTACCTGTTGAATTAGCGAAGTCCTATTTTATTGCGATTGATGAAGCTACAGAAGATTTACAAGAGCAAGGCATACAGTTGAATGGTCGAGCAATTGTCGATGGAGTTGTACAAACGGAATTTAAGACACAAGCTAACGTTGAAGCGCTATCCAATATTGTTACTGATACGATGTTAGACATGCAAGCAGCAATTAGAACCGCTAAAGAAAACTTTAATAGTACTTATATGCAGACGTTAGAAGCAGTCAGAAGTGACATAAGCAAAGGAATGCTAGATGGCAACAATCGTGAAGCAATCATAAAGCGCGTATCAGATACATTCCTGCAAAACGGATTTACTTCGTTTAAGACTGTAGATGGTAAGCAGTTACCTTTAGACTTCTACTCACGTACAGTGGTCAGAACGAAAATGAGGACAGCAACGAATCATGGTCATCTAACTAGATATGAAGAAGCGGGTGTCAATCTTGTAACGATAACAGGAAGAGAGCCTACTTGTGGTATATGTGCCAGGTATCGCAATCATGTATTCAGTATCGACGGAAAAGATAAAAGATTTCCACATATCAATGTATACGAACTATTTCCATTACATCCAAATTGTGAGTGTCGAATCAGACCATTTGTAATTGAATATAAAAGTCAGTCTGAAATCAATAAAGCTGTTGTTAAAGCGAAGTCATTTAATCCTGATATTGATCCGAGAGCACAGAAACAAAAAGATGCATACAAGAAAGACCAGGATAAGAAACGTATCGCAAGACAAGAAGATAAGCACTACATGAAGATGAAAGCGATATTAGGTGATAAAGCGCCAAAGAATATTGGTGCATATCGAAATATCAAGCGTAACAATACGAAGAAGTTTAAAGAAGTAACACAGATGATGAGGGAGGCAACTAAGAATAAAACTTAG